The following are from one region of the Aequoribacter fuscus genome:
- the lipB gene encoding lipoyl(octanoyl) transferase LipB, with amino-acid sequence MLGRADYARTYAAMRLFTDSRLADTPDELWALEHPPVFTQGQAGKAEHLLAPGNIPVVQTDRGGQVTYHGPGQLVIYLLIDLKRRKLGVRQVVTLIENAIIEILADEFGLPAQADPKAPGVYVDGRKIAALGLRVRKGCTFHGLSLNVDCDLEPFARINPCGYQGLAVTSVQQECPGRTLSIWSIGEQLQSRLSKLLRDCAGD; translated from the coding sequence ATGTTGGGCCGAGCTGACTATGCTCGGACCTATGCGGCCATGCGCCTATTTACAGATAGCAGGCTAGCCGACACCCCCGATGAATTATGGGCCTTGGAGCACCCGCCAGTATTTACTCAGGGTCAGGCGGGCAAAGCGGAACACTTGTTGGCACCGGGTAATATTCCTGTGGTACAGACTGATCGTGGTGGGCAGGTAACCTACCATGGCCCCGGGCAATTGGTAATTTATCTGCTGATCGATCTGAAGCGGCGTAAACTCGGCGTCAGACAGGTGGTGACGCTCATTGAAAACGCTATTATCGAAATTTTGGCGGATGAGTTTGGCTTGCCGGCGCAAGCGGATCCTAAGGCTCCGGGGGTTTATGTTGACGGGCGCAAGATTGCCGCCTTGGGCTTGCGTGTCCGCAAGGGGTGCACGTTTCATGGTCTAAGTTTGAATGTCGATTGTGACTTAGAGCCGTTCGCCAGGATTAACCCTTGTGGTTATCAAGGTTTGGCTGTGACGTCCGTGCAACAAGAATGCCCAGGCAGAACCTTGAGTATCTGGTCGATTGGTGAGCAGCTTCAGAGTCGGTTGTCGAAGCTGTTAAGGGACTGTGCCGGAGATTAG
- a CDS encoding peptide chain release factor 3, giving the protein MSDNYLPASASNRRTFAIISHPDAGKTTITEKLLLLGSAIQVAGSVKGKRGPHATSDWMTMEQERGISVTSSVMQFPYHERTVNLLDTPGHEDFSEDTYRTLTAVDSALMVIDGAKGVEDRTIKLMNVCRLRDTPIFSFVNKLDRDIRDPIELLDEIEDVLDIQGAPINWPIGMGRHFKGVYNLYTDTIHCFKQGHGHTLHPDERIQGLDSDAARTLLDDEYDDFVDTIDLVRGASHEFSLEEFLAGRLSPVYFGTALANFGVREMLDDFVEWAPKPQARETTVRTVAAEESDFSGFVFKIQANMDPKHRDRIAFLRVCSGQYTKGMKMHHVRLGKELRIADAVSFKAGDRVLVEQACAGDIIGLHNHGTIQLGDTFTAGESLQFTGIPHFAPELFRRIRLKDPMKAKQLQKGLQQLSEEGSTQVFSPLRSSDLIVGAVGQLQFDVVAYRLKDEYKVEAIYEPVSVYTARWVDAKDPRKLEEFRKKAEEHLSVDGGGHLTYLAPTRVNLNLMQERYPDIVFRATREH; this is encoded by the coding sequence ATGTCTGATAACTACCTGCCGGCCTCGGCCTCTAATCGACGAACTTTCGCGATTATCTCGCACCCCGACGCGGGTAAGACGACTATTACCGAGAAGCTGCTGCTGTTGGGTAGCGCAATACAAGTGGCGGGCTCGGTCAAAGGTAAGCGTGGGCCACATGCGACCTCCGATTGGATGACCATGGAGCAAGAGCGCGGTATTTCAGTGACCTCGTCGGTGATGCAGTTCCCCTACCATGAGCGCACGGTGAATTTGCTGGATACGCCGGGACACGAAGATTTTTCGGAAGATACCTACCGCACGTTGACAGCGGTCGATTCAGCTCTCATGGTCATTGATGGCGCCAAGGGCGTAGAGGATCGCACCATTAAATTAATGAATGTGTGCCGCTTGCGCGATACGCCGATTTTTAGCTTTGTGAATAAGCTCGATCGCGATATTCGAGACCCTATCGAATTGCTCGACGAGATTGAGGATGTGCTTGATATTCAGGGTGCACCTATCAACTGGCCGATCGGTATGGGGCGTCATTTCAAGGGCGTATACAATTTATACACCGATACCATTCACTGCTTTAAACAGGGTCACGGTCACACCTTGCACCCCGATGAGCGCATTCAGGGTTTGGATTCAGATGCCGCGCGTACTTTGCTAGATGACGAGTACGACGATTTTGTGGACACGATAGATCTGGTCAGAGGCGCTAGCCACGAATTTTCTCTGGAAGAATTTTTGGCTGGCCGCTTAAGTCCCGTTTACTTTGGCACCGCACTTGCCAACTTTGGTGTGCGCGAAATGCTCGATGATTTTGTCGAGTGGGCACCGAAACCTCAAGCCCGTGAGACGACAGTGCGCACAGTCGCTGCGGAAGAGTCAGACTTCTCTGGGTTCGTATTTAAAATCCAGGCAAATATGGATCCAAAGCATCGAGACCGTATCGCCTTTTTGCGGGTTTGTTCTGGGCAGTACACCAAGGGTATGAAAATGCACCACGTGCGGTTGGGCAAGGAACTCCGTATTGCTGACGCAGTGAGCTTCAAGGCTGGTGATCGTGTTTTAGTTGAACAGGCCTGCGCGGGCGACATTATTGGTTTGCATAACCACGGCACCATTCAGTTGGGTGATACATTTACGGCGGGCGAATCGCTGCAGTTTACGGGTATTCCTCATTTCGCACCGGAGCTTTTCCGACGCATTCGATTGAAAGACCCGATGAAAGCCAAACAGCTGCAAAAGGGTTTACAGCAGTTGTCTGAGGAGGGCTCGACCCAGGTGTTTTCGCCTTTGCGATCCTCTGATTTGATTGTGGGCGCGGTGGGGCAATTGCAGTTTGACGTGGTTGCGTATCGTCTGAAAGACGAATACAAAGTTGAAGCGATCTACGAGCCGGTCAGCGTCTACACAGCGCGCTGGGTAGACGCGAAGGACCCAAGGAAACTGGAAGAGTTTCGTAAAAAGGCAGAAGAGCATTTGTCCGTTGATGGGGGCGGGCACTTGACCTACCTTGCCCCTACTCGTGTGAACTTAAATCTGATGCAAGAACGCTACCCGGATATCGTATTTCGCGCGACACGCGAGCATTAA
- a CDS encoding response regulator transcription factor, whose product MQRVLIIDDDRTFAETAQRAFEREGFEATFECSADSALSKALTWRPEFVLLDLNLGETSGLTLLPKLIETLGPNAKIVILTGYSSIATAVEATRLGAHDYLCKPTKLRDIVACFTGKKPSETKIPDQPPSVERVKWEHIQRVLQEHDGNISATARALSMHRRTLQRILAKKPVAR is encoded by the coding sequence ATGCAACGTGTCTTGATAATTGATGATGATCGGACCTTTGCAGAGACGGCACAACGTGCATTCGAGCGCGAGGGGTTTGAAGCGACATTCGAGTGCTCCGCAGATTCCGCCCTGTCTAAAGCGTTAACTTGGCGCCCCGAGTTCGTGCTCCTCGATCTGAACTTAGGCGAGACCAGCGGTCTGACACTGCTCCCAAAACTCATCGAAACCTTGGGGCCCAACGCCAAAATCGTGATCTTAACGGGGTATTCAAGTATTGCCACGGCCGTTGAGGCGACTCGCCTTGGCGCCCATGACTATCTGTGCAAACCCACCAAACTGCGGGACATTGTTGCCTGCTTCACCGGGAAAAAACCATCCGAGACGAAAATACCTGATCAGCCACCCTCGGTAGAGCGCGTGAAATGGGAGCATATTCAACGAGTACTGCAGGAACATGATGGCAATATATCGGCAACAGCTCGTGCCTTAAGTATGCATCGACGCACACTACAGCGCATTCTCGCCAAAAAGCCGGTGGCGCGCTAA
- a CDS encoding sensor histidine kinase: protein MPHLSKVHLNQLFIVRALALAAFAVGLLYLATTTSDSDVITESTTALVVLATITAISAWYFREKQAVTDLQLSQQIAVDILGWSFLMYLTGGANNPFISYLLVPVIISAAVLHQKFTAVMALAALLAYTLLLHYHLPFSPLSPAMSHTNVHGPAGNTHILGMWFNFAFSAALVVLVVSRMAHAMRQREKRAAELRENNLRNEQIHAIATMAATTAHELGTPLNTLSLYADELKHLCGNTPEVESLLNAMEERLDQCGQITRKLASRAEIDKLRVQSSQLAKPWLEGVIAQWKNKRPEAHIALQTDEQSQDASIKIDQTLAPAIENLLNNALEAGSELIEVTLSCYGKEIQIAIRDYGSGIPSEILTQIGKTVIQDSEKGLGIGLMLTHATINNHGGSLLHHQPADGGTLTTVILPRERC, encoded by the coding sequence ATGCCTCATCTGTCCAAAGTTCACCTAAATCAGCTTTTTATTGTCAGAGCACTAGCACTAGCGGCTTTTGCTGTGGGGCTGCTCTATCTCGCCACGACCACGTCCGACTCCGATGTCATTACCGAAAGCACAACAGCGCTCGTTGTACTCGCTACCATCACTGCGATTAGTGCCTGGTACTTCCGCGAAAAGCAGGCGGTCACCGATTTGCAGCTGTCACAACAAATCGCCGTCGACATTTTAGGGTGGAGCTTTTTGATGTATCTTACAGGGGGAGCCAACAACCCGTTCATCTCTTATTTGCTTGTACCCGTCATTATTAGCGCCGCTGTGCTGCATCAAAAATTCACAGCAGTCATGGCGCTCGCAGCGTTACTGGCGTATACCCTGCTGCTCCATTACCACCTACCCTTTAGCCCCCTGTCGCCAGCCATGAGCCACACAAATGTGCATGGCCCCGCGGGCAACACGCACATTTTAGGCATGTGGTTCAACTTTGCGTTTAGCGCAGCCCTTGTTGTGCTCGTAGTCAGCCGTATGGCCCATGCTATGCGTCAACGTGAGAAAAGAGCCGCCGAGTTACGCGAAAACAATTTACGCAACGAGCAAATCCATGCGATTGCCACCATGGCCGCGACCACCGCGCATGAACTGGGCACCCCATTAAATACGCTCAGTCTGTATGCAGACGAACTTAAACACCTGTGTGGTAATACGCCCGAAGTCGAAAGCCTACTCAACGCAATGGAAGAACGACTAGACCAATGCGGACAGATCACGCGAAAACTTGCCAGTCGAGCAGAAATCGACAAACTCAGAGTGCAGTCAAGCCAGCTCGCCAAACCTTGGCTCGAGGGTGTTATCGCACAGTGGAAAAATAAACGACCCGAAGCACACATTGCGCTGCAAACCGATGAACAGTCCCAAGATGCCTCGATAAAGATAGATCAGACACTCGCCCCCGCCATCGAAAATTTGCTTAACAACGCGCTGGAGGCGGGTAGCGAACTTATTGAAGTCACCCTAAGCTGCTACGGCAAGGAAATTCAGATCGCGATTCGCGATTACGGCTCGGGCATTCCCAGCGAAATACTCACACAGATCGGCAAAACCGTCATTCAAGACTCAGAAAAGGGGCTTGGTATTGGCCTGATGCTAACTCACGCGACCATCAATAATCACGGCGGCAGTTTGTTGCATCATCAACCCGCAGACGGCGGCACGCTGACGACAGTGATATTGCCACGAGAAAGGTGTTAG